A single Paenibacillus sp. FSL R5-0517 DNA region contains:
- a CDS encoding DUF6809 family protein has protein sequence MKDNKYLIENLFHGNLRLDESIHPEQAEYQEINRQISDLMQDYRTQLTDNEYDALEQLVDLIGQSTSMYVEAAFEQGFRTGGKLIIEVLCKP, from the coding sequence ATGAAGGATAACAAGTACCTGATCGAGAATTTGTTTCACGGGAACTTGCGGTTAGACGAGTCGATTCATCCTGAGCAAGCTGAATATCAGGAGATCAATCGCCAGATATCGGACCTGATGCAAGACTACAGAACACAGCTTACCGATAACGAATACGATGCTTTGGAACAACTGGTAGACCTGATCGGACAATCCACATCAATGTATGTTGAAGCAGCGTTTGAGCAAGGTTTTCGTACAGGCGGTAAACTCATTATTGAGGTCTTATGCAAACCGTGA